One window of the Primulina eburnea isolate SZY01 chromosome 18, ASM2296580v1, whole genome shotgun sequence genome contains the following:
- the LOC140819818 gene encoding thioredoxin-like 1-1, chloroplastic: protein MSCLKGGFSVSGAGEAIFKNRAQWSFRVCSSIGTLQFKESNLNHFWRKALDVSDRKSTSNLTINAPANYEPIKAQPSVCIGKAQRWWEKSLQPNMLEINSAQELVDCLLIAGERLVILDFYSPGCGGCKALHPKICQLAEMNTDSIFLQVNFEQHKIMCRTLHVHVLPFFRFYRGADGRMCSFSCTNATIKKFKDALAKHGTDRCSLGPAQGLNESELLALASNGLISKSLLPNPTENDNLESLVLDETGAPFVLAWK, encoded by the exons ATGTCTTGCTTGAAGGGTGGGTTTTCTGTTTCTGGTGCTGGTGAAGCCATATTCAAGAACAGAGCACAATGGTCTTTTCGGGTTTGTTCTTCGATTGGAACTCTGCAATTCAAGGAATCtaatttaaatcatttttgGAGGAAGGCCCTTGATGTGTCCGACCGGAAAAGTACGAGCAATTTGACCATTAATGCTCCTGCAAATTATGAACCCATCAAG GCTCAACCATCTGTTTGTATTGGCAAAGCTCAGAGATGGTGGGAAAAATCCCTTCAGCCAAACATGCTGGAGATCAACTCTGCACAAGAACTTGTTGATTGTTTGTTAATTGCAGGCGAAAGATTGGTGATACTTGATTTTTATTCCCCTGGTTGTGGAGGCTGCAAAGCTTTGCATCCTAAG ATCTGTCAACTGGCTGAAATGAACACAGATTCGATATTTCTCCAGGTTAATTTTGAACAACATAAGATCATGTGCCGTACCCTTCATGTTCATGTCTTGCCCTTCTTTAGATTCTATAGAGGTGCAGATGGGAGAATGTGTAGCTTCAGCTGTACCAATGCAACT ATCAAGAAATTCAAAGATGCGCTAGCTAAACACGGGACTGATCGTTGCAGTCTCGGGCCGGCTCAAGGTTTAAACGAATCGGAGCTCTTGGCGTTGGCCTCGAATGGTTTGATATCAAAGAGTTTGTTACCAAATCCAACTGAGAACGATAACCTTGAAAGTTTGGTGCTTGATGAAACCGGTGCACCGTTTGTATTGGCATGGAAATGA